DNA sequence from the Tenacibaculum mesophilum genome:
TTTGAGAAGTTTTACTTAACATCATCTTAGCACTTCTTGTATCAAACCTTCCTATGTCTCCAAAGTAGAGAGAATAACCCCCTTCAAGACTTTCTGTAGAGTTTTCTATAACGTTACTATAACTATTTCCTTTATCATCACTTAAACTTTCTATATTTAAAAAGTAGTTTTCACCTTCACTCAGTACCGATAAGATCCTTCCATTTTTTCTAAAGTTATGTTGTTTATACTCTAACTTTCTGTTAACTACTGGAAAAGTATTTAAACTTACCTCTATTCCTTGTAGTTTCTCTCTAGAAAAAACTTCTGGTAACTTTACTTTAAACCATAAAAGCTTTTTATCTAAATCTTCAGGCTCAATAAAAAAATCAGTTTGCTCTCCAAATAATTCATTTATTGTTTTTTGTTGTCTACAAGACTCATTTAAATTTAAAGTATAAAAACAGTCTTCATAAAAAGAAATTACATCTTCAAAGTAGTGAACTTCTTTGTTGTTATTTATTAAAACTTCCTTATCTAGAAACATTTCATTCTCATCAACATCATACACCTTCATTGTTTTTAAAAAAGGTAAAAGCGAAGTATCTTTTAGTATAAAACAAAGAGATAGATTATTAGTTTCTTCCAATAAATCATCTAAAATTTCAACACCAAACCAAAGTTCGTAATCTTTAATTTTCTTTTCTTCAGATAAATAAAGAGCATCCTCCATGTTACCAAATCGGTTTTCACAAACCAACAACTTATCATCGTACCCTAAATATTTAACAGATGCATTTATTAGCTTTTTTGTAATAATTGGAGTAAAAAAAACATCTAACTTATCTTCTCCAAATCTTCTCTTTGAGCAATAAAAATGATCTGAAACATTTAATTGTGTCGTATCGTCTTCCGGCTGAGCTTTTAATAAAGCATGTGAAGGTGATGGTAAGGACCACTTGTTA
Encoded proteins:
- a CDS encoding type VI secretion system baseplate subunit TssF, which translates into the protein MRDEYFMKIKNRMLLRSMELWGIKDKRSVDPILDLLLHTFAYEISKLHQQIDVSDKELLDRLSRILVSNKWSLPSPSHALLKAQPEDDTTQLNVSDHFYCSKRRFGEDKLDVFFTPIITKKLINASVKYLGYDDKLLVCENRFGNMEDALYLSEEKKIKDYELWFGVEILDDLLEETNNLSLCFILKDTSLLPFLKTMKVYDVDENEMFLDKEVLINNNKEVHYFEDVISFYEDCFYTLNLNESCRQQKTINELFGEQTDFFIEPEDLDKKLLWFKVKLPEVFSREKLQGIEVSLNTFPVVNRKLEYKQHNFRKNGRILSVLSEGENYFLNIESLSDDKGNSYSNVIENSTESLEGGYSLYFGDIGRFDTRSAKMMLSKTSQTVREEGSAFSAIGYDIIQAYLDDLHEKLDEIDKKIHLEFGEVNANNNKTFLLTYPHKDAFNYEFQYWLTNANHANNINTSYTFNQYRTGKFIDSKIKLKTDTIGGHIRKEEHDKINGLRYGLLTRERIVTREDVKSFINNKIGHFVESLSIKDGVAISKEKKKGLIRTTDIYIKTKRELISEEKQNLFSYYLEKELEKRSISNITYKVFFIKK